A window of Castanea sativa cultivar Marrone di Chiusa Pesio chromosome 1, ASM4071231v1 contains these coding sequences:
- the LOC142611899 gene encoding 24-methylenesterol C-methyltransferase 2, protein MDTVALFCTAALLAGGVYWFVCVLGSAEQKGKNAVDLSGGSLSSEEVRDNYKQYWSFFRRPQGIETADKVPDFVDTFYNLVTDIYEWGWGQSFHFSPSIPGKSNREATRIHEEMAVDLIDVKPGDRVLDVGCGVGGPMRAIAAHSRAKVVGITINDYQVNRARIHNKKAGLDSLCEVVCGNFLEMPFPDNSFDGAYSIEATCHAPKLEEVYAEIFRVLKPGSLYVSYEWVTTEKYRGDNPEHVDIIQGIERGDALPGLRNYLDIAETARKVGFEVVKERDLAKPPALPWWTRLKMGRIAYWRNHILVMVLSALGIAPKGTLDVHEMLFRTADYLTRGGDSGIFSPMHMILCRKPESPASS, encoded by the coding sequence atggATACTGTTGCTCTCTTCTGCACTGCGGCTCTACTGGCCGGTGGAGTCTACTGGTTTGTTTGCGTACTTGGCTCCGCCGAACAAAAGGGCAAAAACGCCGTCGATCTCTCCGGCGGTTCACTCTCATCCGAGGAAGTTCGAGACAATTACAAGCAATACTGGTCCTTCTTCCGCCGCCCACAAGGGATCGAAACCGCCGACAAAGTCCCTGACTTTGTCGACACTTTCTATAACTTAGTCACCGACATTTACGAGTGGGGCTGGGGCCAGTCCTTCCATTTCTCACCGTCGATCCCCGGAAAGTCCAACCGCGAGGCCACGCGCATCCACGAAGAAATGGCCGTCGATCTGATTGACGTGAAGCCCGGAGATCGAGTCCTCGACGTTGGGTGCGGAGTCGGTGGGCCCATGCGAGCCATCGCGGCCCACTCGCGCGCGAAGGTCGTGGGCATCACGATCAACGACTACCAAGTGAATCGAGCCCGTATTCACAACAAGAAAGCCGGGCTCGACTCGCTCTGCGAGGTCGTGTGCGGGAACTTCCTCGAGATGCCATTCCCGGACAACAGCTTCGACGGCGCGTACTCGATCGAGGCCACCTGCCACGCGCCGAAGCTCGAGGAGGTCTACGCCGAGATCTTCAGGGTTTTGAAGCCCGGATCTTTGTACGTGTCGTACGAATGGGTCACCACAGAGAAGTACAGAGGTGACAACCCAGAACACGTGGACATCATCCAAGGTATCGAACGAGGTGACGCTTTGCCTGGTCTCAGAAACTACTTGGATATAGCGGAGACAGCTAGGAAAGTAGGGTTCGAGGTTGTTAAGGAGCGAGATCTGGCTAAGCCTCCGGCGCTACCTTGGTGGACTAGGTTGAAGATGGGTAGGATTGCCTACTGGAGGAACCACATTCTTGTGATGGTCCTCTCTGCTTTGGGAATCGCACCAAAAGGTACTCTCGATGTGCACGAGATGCTTTTCAGGACCGCTGACTACTTGACTCGAGGTGGTGACTCTGGGATTTTCAGTCCGATGCACATGATCCTCTGCCGAAAGCCTGAGTCACCAGCATCGTCTTAA